A single Eremothecium sinecaudum strain ATCC 58844 chromosome VIII, complete sequence DNA region contains:
- the GLN3 gene encoding nitrogen-responsive transcriptional regulator GLN3 (Syntenic homolog of Ashbya gossypii AFR237W; Syntenic homolog of Saccharomyces cerevisiae YER040W (GLN3)), protein MAGGSSKPNKNGRFDDVGGFHLDAKSISLGEKFDSMLEILPEDLCNELFDVCSSTGGRKEVTDDSDKEKNGAMKENEGLSHVKPIDIKASQSASHGLDMQNGEIDNLWDFNVDEFMMTPNEHSMSDGATISQPNSLKDDLVLPLGDNYGPMQPAQASQQKQQGPSGWASLPTDSLNQFNLFDYDFQFFTNSIFSGATRGLTSTGVPEDTLESNGEDIGRPQQPGMVPRRSLIPLKSGAVNEEGHIPLSTQATSNAVKKAPVARQMSSSSLSSYRKGTNNNTNIEHYSKPQIQCFNCKTVKTPLWRRDPQGNTLCNACGLFQKLHGIMRPLSLKSDVIKKRHSRKNQKKNQAEASQRQSKSRTQSTSTTQRNSNQTRSGGTPQAQMQEVTKKSQNGSYRYVQDGMRKDNSGINNQQPFNGTKIGGDNFVDLNPSRLDSRNLMYHNRGMTSVRVQRKSRSDSSSSASSRSSSRQVVPILPKPSPTERCHSQENGPYSMGYQSSNVITSPSSSPRYVSSLRGNSSGNPPSSNSPLPLTGVLSSTGGGASASVSVPRMRSSRPSVSQSMSLMNQSLQQVQPNNSTQVSSSAKSSWVRSSVSPKVLTTIGATKSSPRSTFDLFSPLYQQQDDSPKSAPIKPFTSLLSQQLQQNPNTVALQPSMPESPTVTAEYNSSQSDANLSSIIPPASSPRHGYAASLQHQRGISGFEQQLRNSSSLSQRVSGNAGTGEQGADSKEKARGQEKSNLIDDLDWLRFGV, encoded by the coding sequence ATGGCAGGCGGTTCCTCTAAACCTAACAAGAACGGGAGGTTCGATGATGTTGGAGGGTTCCATTTAGATGCAAAAAGCATATCACTGGGCGAAAAGTTTGATTCTATGCTTGAGATATTACCAGAAGATTTGTGTAATGAGTTATTTGATGTTTGTAGCTCAACAGGAGGTAGGAAGGAGGTTACAGATGATTCagataaagaaaaaaaCGGTGCAATGAAAGAAAACGAAGGGTTGTCTCATGTCAAACCTATTGATATTAAGGCTTCTCAGAGTGCTAGTCATGGTTTAGATATGCAAAATGGAGAAATTGATAATCTTTGGGACTTTAATGTTGATGAATTTATGATGACTCCAAACGAGCATTCTATGAGTGATGGCGCTACTATTTCACAACCGAATTCCCTTAAAGATGATTTAGTACTGCCTTTAGGAGATAATTATGGACCGATGCAGCCTGCGCAGGCATCGCAGCAAAAGCAGCAAGGGCCGTCAGGTTGGGCGTCATTGCCAACTGATAGTTTGAACCAGTTTAACTTGTTTGACTACGACTTTCAGTTCTTTACCAACAGTATATTCTCGGGCGCTACACGTGGCCTGACATCTACGGGTGTTCCGGAAGATACATTAGAATCAAATGGAGAGGATATTGGGAGGCCGCAACAGCCTGGGATGGTTCCTAGACGATCATTAATCCCGTTAAAATCTGGAGCTGTAAATGAGGAAGGGCATATCCCTCTTTCTACGCAAGCCACTTCAAATGCGGTTAAGAAAGCTCCTGTTGCTAGACAAATGTCCTCCTCTTCTCTTTCGTCGTATAGAAAGGGTACCAATAACAACACAAACATAGAACACTATTCTAAGCCCCAGATACAATGCTTTAATTGTAAAACAGTCAAGACTCCGTTATGGCGACGTGACCCTCAAGGTAATACGTTGTGTAATGCATGCGGTTTATTCCAAAAACTACATGGAATAATGCGGCCATTGTCACTGAAAAGTGATGTTATTAAGAAACGTCACAGCAGGAAAAACCAGAAGAAAAATCAGGCAGAAGCTTCACAACGCCAGTCCAAGAGTCGTACACAGTCTACTTCTACGACCCAAAGGAACTCCAACCAGACTAGGAGTGGTGGGACTCCTCAAGCGCAAATGCAGGAGGTTACGAAGAAGAGTCAGAATGGTTCTTACAGATATGTTCAAGATGGTATGCGTAAGGATAATTCAGGTATTAATAACCAGCAGCCGTTTAATGGAACAAAGATCGGTGGTGACAACTTTGTTGATCTAAACCCATCTAGATTAGACTCAAGGAACTTGATGTATCATAACAGAGGGATGACATCGGTTCGTGTTCAAAGAAAATCTAGAAGCGACAGTTCTAGCTCAGCTTCTAGCAGATCTTCATCTAGACAAGTTGTTCCAATATTACCGAAGCCATCTCCTACAGAACGATGTCATTCACAGGAGAATGGGCCCTATTCAATGGGCTATCAATCTTCAAACGTTATTACAAGTCCGAGTTCATCTCCAAGGTACGTTTCGTCTCTAAGAGGTAATAGTAGTGGTAATCCGCCGTCGAGTAACTCCCCACTTCCCCTTACGGGAGTGCTATCATCGACTGGTGGAGGTGCGTCTGCCAGCGTGTCGGTGCCGCGGATGAGATCATCAAGGCCATCGGTGTCCCAATCCATGTCTTTGATGAACCAATCACTACAACAAGTTCAGCCGAATAACTCAACTCAGGTTAGCTCTTCAGCCAAATCAAGTTGGGTAAGAAGTTCTGTATCTCCGAAGGTTTTAACGACAATTGGGGCTACAAAGTCATCGCCTAGATCGACTTTTGATCTCTTTTCTCCCTTATATCAACAGCAGGACGATTCGCCAAAGTCAGCACCAATAAAGCCTTTCACTTCCCTACTTTCTCAGCAGCTACAGCAGAACCCAAATACAGTGGCTCTGCAGCCATCTATGCCCGAGTCTCCAACTGTAACCGCAGAGTATAATTCATCGCAAAGTGATGCAAATTTATCTTCCATTATACCCCCGGCATCCTCTCCAAGACATGGCTACGCAGCCTCTCTACAACACCAACGCGGTATCTCGGGTTTTGAGCAGCAGCTAAGaaattcttcttcactttcCCAAAGAGTTAGTGGAAACGCTGGTACAGGAGAACAAGGTGCAGATTCTAAAGAAAAGGCAAGAGGACAAGAAAAGTCAAATCTGATCGATGATTTAGATTGGCTGCGCTTCGGCGTGTAA